One segment of uncultured Campylobacter sp. DNA contains the following:
- a CDS encoding ACT domain-containing protein: MKAIVTVIGKDKVGIVAGVSAKLAQLGLNIDDISQTVLDEFFTMMAVVSSEEKQDFTALRGELNELGEKLKVKINIQSSAIFDTMHNI, encoded by the coding sequence ATGAAAGCGATCGTAACGGTGATCGGTAAGGACAAGGTCGGCATTGTAGCGGGCGTTTCGGCCAAGCTCGCGCAGCTTGGGCTAAACATAGACGACATCAGCCAGACGGTTTTGGATGAGTTTTTTACGATGATGGCGGTGGTTTCCAGCGAGGAAAAGCAGGACTTCACAGCTCTAAGAGGGGAGCTAAACGAGCTTGGCGAAAAGCTAAAAGTAAAGATAAATATCCAAAGCTCGGCGATATTTGACACCATGCACAACATCTAA
- a CDS encoding PFL family protein: protein MDIKNVTETIAMIEEQNFDIRTITMGISLLDCIDPDMGKATEKIYAKITDKARDLVKVGNEISAELGIPIVNKRVCVTPIAIIGAATDAVSYVPLARAMDEAAQKVGIDFIGGFSALVQKGYSKGDKILIDSIPAALAATQKVCSSVNIGSTKTGINMSAVADMGRVIKETARLSDLGAAKLVVFANAVEDNPFMAGAFHGVGEAEVVINVGVSGPGVVKRALEKVRGASFDVVAETVKKTAFKITRIGQLVGQMASERLGVKFGIVDLSLAPTPAVGDSVARVLEEMGLERVGTHGTTAALALLNDAVKKGGVMACNQVGGLSGAFIPVSEDEGMIAAVRAGSLNLEKLEAMTAICSVGLDMIAIPQDTPEQTIAAIIADEAAIGVINQKTTAVRIIPKGKEGDTLEFGGLLGSAPVMSVNKNSSADFIAR from the coding sequence ATGGACATCAAAAACGTAACCGAAACGATCGCGATGATCGAGGAGCAAAATTTCGACATCCGCACGATCACGATGGGCATCAGTCTGCTCGACTGTATCGATCCCGATATGGGCAAAGCCACGGAGAAAATTTACGCCAAGATCACCGACAAGGCGCGCGATCTGGTAAAGGTCGGCAATGAAATTTCAGCAGAGCTTGGCATCCCGATCGTAAATAAGCGCGTCTGCGTAACGCCTATCGCCATCATCGGCGCGGCGACGGATGCCGTGAGCTACGTGCCGCTTGCTAGAGCGATGGACGAGGCGGCGCAAAAGGTCGGTATCGACTTTATCGGCGGCTTTTCGGCGCTAGTACAAAAGGGCTACTCCAAGGGCGATAAAATTTTAATCGACTCCATCCCCGCCGCGCTCGCTGCGACGCAGAAGGTCTGCTCGTCGGTAAATATCGGCTCGACCAAGACGGGCATAAATATGAGCGCGGTCGCCGACATGGGGCGCGTGATAAAAGAGACGGCGCGGCTTTCGGATCTTGGCGCCGCAAAGCTCGTCGTATTTGCCAACGCCGTCGAGGATAATCCCTTTATGGCGGGCGCATTTCACGGCGTGGGCGAGGCCGAAGTCGTCATAAACGTGGGCGTTAGCGGCCCAGGCGTCGTTAAGCGCGCGCTTGAGAAGGTGCGCGGAGCGAGCTTTGACGTGGTCGCCGAGACCGTGAAAAAGACGGCGTTTAAGATTACGCGCATCGGACAGCTCGTAGGCCAAATGGCGTCCGAGCGCCTGGGCGTGAAATTCGGTATCGTCGATCTCTCGCTGGCTCCGACTCCGGCGGTGGGCGATTCGGTCGCGCGCGTGCTTGAGGAGATGGGACTAGAGCGCGTCGGCACGCACGGCACGACGGCTGCGCTAGCGCTGCTAAACGACGCGGTCAAAAAGGGCGGAGTGATGGCGTGCAACCAAGTAGGCGGGCTTAGCGGCGCGTTTATCCCTGTCTCCGAAGACGAGGGCATGATAGCCGCAGTGCGCGCGGGCTCGTTAAATTTGGAAAAGCTCGAAGCGATGACCGCGATCTGCTCGGTGGGGCTCGATATGATCGCGATCCCGCAGGATACGCCCGAGCAGACGATCGCCGCGATCATAGCCGACGAGGCCGCGATCGGCGTCATAAATCAAAAAACGACCGCCGTG
- a CDS encoding Mrp/NBP35 family ATP-binding protein, whose translation MLSKEDVLNRLKGVIYPGFEKDIVSFGFVKNVEIGEKILIEVEIVSSNPDVANELRTDIKRVMGSNECVVSIIQPKIPEEKSNTQSGKNIAPQIKNFVMVSSGKGGVGKSTTTLNLAISMAKLGKKVGILDADIYGPNIPRMLGEVGTQPQVVGNKLKPILTHGVEMMSMGVLMEEGMSLIWRGSMIMKAIEQLLKDVFWSELDVLFLDMPPGTGDAQLTLAQSVPVTAGVCVTTPQVVALDDSKRALDMFEKLHIPIAGIVENMSGFICPESGKEYDIFGKGTTEEVAKAYGTEVLAEIPIEPAVRVGGDSGKPVSFYEPNSVTAKRYEKAAARLWEIIENINDDGGADNSSIQPVMDGKSACSK comes from the coding sequence ATGTTAAGTAAAGAGGATGTCTTAAATAGACTAAAAGGCGTGATATATCCGGGCTTTGAGAAAGATATCGTGAGCTTTGGATTCGTAAAAAACGTCGAAATCGGCGAGAAAATTTTAATCGAGGTCGAGATCGTAAGCTCAAATCCGGACGTAGCAAACGAGCTGCGAACCGATATAAAGCGCGTGATGGGCTCAAACGAGTGCGTTGTTAGCATCATCCAACCAAAAATCCCAGAGGAAAAAAGCAACACACAAAGCGGTAAAAACATCGCTCCGCAGATCAAAAATTTCGTAATGGTAAGCTCGGGCAAAGGCGGCGTGGGCAAGAGCACTACGACGCTAAATTTAGCTATCTCGATGGCGAAGCTAGGCAAAAAAGTAGGCATCCTAGACGCCGACATCTACGGTCCAAATATCCCTAGAATGCTCGGCGAAGTGGGCACTCAGCCTCAAGTCGTCGGCAACAAACTAAAACCGATCCTAACTCACGGCGTCGAGATGATGAGTATGGGCGTGCTAATGGAAGAAGGTATGAGCCTCATCTGGCGCGGTTCGATGATCATGAAAGCTATCGAACAGCTGCTAAAAGACGTGTTTTGGAGCGAGCTGGACGTGTTGTTTCTCGATATGCCTCCGGGAACGGGCGACGCACAGCTAACTCTAGCTCAAAGCGTGCCGGTGACTGCTGGCGTGTGCGTCACGACGCCGCAAGTGGTAGCGCTAGATGATAGCAAAAGAGCACTTGATATGTTTGAGAAGCTTCACATCCCGATCGCGGGCATCGTGGAAAACATGAGCGGCTTTATCTGCCCTGAAAGCGGCAAGGAGTATGATATATTTGGCAAAGGCACGACCGAGGAAGTGGCAAAAGCCTACGGTACCGAAGTGCTAGCCGAGATACCTATCGAGCCTGCCGTTAGAGTCGGCGGCGACAGCGGCAAGCCGGTGAGCTTTTACGAGCCAAACTCGGTCACGGCTAAACGCTACGAAAAAGCGGCGGCTAGACTGTGGGAAATAATCGAAAATATCAACGATGACGGCGGCGCGGACAACTCGTCTATCCAGCCCGTGATGGACGGCAAGAGCGCTTGCTCGAAGTAA